Below is a genomic region from Paenibacillus rhizovicinus.
ACTTGCACCGCGTCGTCCGCATTGGTCGTATCCGTTACGACCAGGTAGCACCAGCCGATGCCCGGATCCGGCATATCGGAGGAGAACCCTTCGGGTCCTTGGATCGGATCGATCGCTTCATAGACGCCGGACGGATTCAGCTTCTTGAAGGAGATCGCCGCCCCGTTGCCCGGGTTGAAATAATCGACGAAACGATAGAAGGAGCCGACTTTACCGGTGGAATAGATTTCATTCACCTTCTGGTCGTCGCTGTTCGCGGCCGTGGACATCCGCGGATCGATGACGCCTTCCTTGTACAGCGTTTGCAGCAGCTCCAGCACGTTCTTCACTTGCGGCATCAATGCGCCGAATTGAATGCTGCCGTCATCCTGCTTGATGAAGTTCTCTACGTCGATGCCGTACGCGTAGAAGAACGGCGCAAGACTGCGGTAGTAGTTATCGCCCGAGAGGCCGTACGTATCCTTCTTGCCGTTGCCGTCCGGATCGTCGTTCGTGAACGCGCGAAGCATCGCCACGTATTCGTCCAGCGTCTTCGGCTCCTTCAGGCCCAGCTTGTCGAGCCAGTCTTTACGGACGATCGTCGTCATGAAGCTGGCTTCAGGCACATCCCCCGGCACGCGGAAGATCTTGCCGCTCTTGTCCCAGTGGTAGAACATCGTATCCTTCGTGTAGTAGTCCAAAATCTCTTTGCCGTACTTCTGCAGCGAAGGCGTCAAGTCTTGCACGATGCCCGCTTTCACCCATTTCGTATATTCCTTCGTATCCCCTGTCCACAAAATGTTCGGACGCGTATCCTTCGCGCTCATGAGCAGGTTGATCTTCGTATTCAGCTCCGACCAATCCGGCAGGAAGACCGGCTGTATGTCGACCGAACGGCCGATCGTCTTCGTCAGATCTTCCTCCAGCGTATGCTCCGCCCAGGAATCCGGCGTTTTCGGTCCTGCCATAAGTGCCATGCTCATCTTGATCGGCGCTGCCTCTTTCGTATCTGTCGCTGCCGCATCGTTCCCCGCATTCGCCGCTGCCTTGTTCCCGGAATCGGCATCGCCGGCCTTATTCGCATCCGCCGCGTTCCCTGCGTCGTTGTTTCCCCCGTTGCTCGAGCATGCCGCGAGCAGCATCATCGTCGCGAGCGAAGAAACGAGCAGCGCTTTCCTCTTCTTCTTCATTCCTAATCCCCCCAAGCGCAATTGTTAGGCAATCGCTTTCAACAAAATTGAACGCGCTTACACTTTCGAGATGAGTATACATCAGAGGGGAATATTCTGTAAATAAATATTTTGAAACATAATTTTATTAATATAATTAAGTTGAATTAAATTGATGGAAAAGCCATGGTTTCAGCCGGAATTTAGGGGATTCCGAGGGGGATGACAGCAAATTCGAGTTTAAAAGAGAGGTTGCGCTCAGTCCGGTCAGACTCACGTCATAAAAGTTGAATTATTTTAAATTCAATTCAGCTATAAGAGGGCCTGCGGCCGGTATGGAACTGCGCTCGCTGTTGTACCTCGGATTTCTTTGATTGACTAAGACATTTAGCGGTTGAAATCCGGTTACAAAGGCGACCACTTTGTTGCTTCGTCTCCATACCGGCCTCCGGCCTTCTTTAGCTTTCATTAAGAGCATTAAGGGCATTAAGAATAGGAAATACGAACAGTAGTTGCACTGGACTGATATGCTCCCCAGACAAATTAGAAGAACTCGAAATCTTCAGGATAAAGCAGCTCCAGGAACCAGTCCCATGCTTCATAGCGAGTGAGGCTTACAAATACACTTCTTTCGGCTTTAAGAAGCTCTTGGATGACAATAACATGATCCAAAGCATGTTCCGTGTACTGCGGCCTACATCCACTTAACAACCATGAACGATTACAAGCAAAACTAAACGGCCTCAGTCCGATAGAGTACAGGAGCAAGGCCGCTTAATTGAATTTATATATTTGTACTGTCTACTTGACTGGTACAGTTCAAAATTAAAACAAGATAATAATTATGATTGAAACATTAATATATACCCAGGTCGCACATTCAATAGAATTTTAGGATTTCTTTTGTCTTCTTCTAATTTAGATCGAATTTTTTGGATATATACATAGACATTTTGTTCAGTGTAGTTTTTCTGAAAAGAGGTAGCTTTATTAATATAATCTAAAATATCCTCAACATATAAAACCGTATTGAGGTTGTTTGAAAAAAAGCTTAAAATTAGAAATTCTAATTGTGTGAGAAAAATTTTTGAATCTAAATTATCTAAGCAACGAGCAAACGGATCTAAGTACAGATTTTTACCGATTTTTATTCTCTCCAAAGCATTTGCACCTCAATTTGAATTAGCGTATACATTTCTTTTATACCTTGACTTTCATCCCAACCTCAACACCTACTTCACCTAGAAGATCTCGGTTATTGCAGGTTACCACAAAGAATCTTCAAACCACATATCCCCAACATTCACTCAACCTACCATTGAAGTAAGATTAATTATAACTTATAATATACAAATTGTGTAATTTTTTTGTAAGAAAATTGCAATTTTAGTTATTACTTTAAACTGTCTCTTTAGATAGAATCCTCCTTGGATATATTAAAATACCAAGGAGAGTGAAATGTTATGAAAGCTAAATTGAAGAGCAAGTTTATTATCCTCTCGACTATCGCAACAATATCTTTTGGGGCTTCTGTAATACCGGTCAGTGCCGCGGATGTACCTGGCAATACCGCACCTAGTGTATCTTACGGATCAACCACTTATGGTAGCTACATTCCTATCCCTCTCGTACTCACAGAAAATAGCTGGAACACTCTTGGTTACGACATGCGTTATGACTCTTGGGATAAAGATACATTCAATGCACTCAACGCTGCCGCCAATGTCTCATTGACTACAACATCTTCCTCAACCTATCAAATTAGTGGAAGTCTAGAGTATGGCTTCTCTCTAATTGCGAAGGGTACTATTAGTGGAAACTGGGGTGAAACTTGGGGGAAAACTTCAACAGTAACTTACAATGCCGAGGCAGGATGGACCTATGAGTTATGGAGTGCGAACCAGATTAAGAGACTTTACTGGACTTACCCTAAGAGTAGCGGTGGATATCTGAACTCTAAAAGCGAAGGAAGTAACGGAACCTATAAATGGTTCTGGCGTCATCACTAGGTAAATGATAGAATAAAATGTAAATATCAGAGAAAAATAACCGTTGATAGTTGAATTATCTCCGGTTATTTTTCTTATACAGCAAGGAAGTGAAAATATTAATCGCTTATTATTCAATAGTCGTATAAATTCTTTACTCTTATGTTTTTTGATTTTCACTTTAACAGGTTGCAACGCCAATACAAGTATAGATAAGAATAGCAATATAGTTGATAGCAATATGGATACAAGAAGTAATACTAATTTAAGTAGCAGTACTGATGATGACTCTCTCATAGCCACCTTAGAAGGCGACAATCAAAGC
It encodes:
- a CDS encoding type 2 periplasmic-binding domain-containing protein translates to MKKKRKALLVSSLATMMLLAACSSNGGNNDAGNAADANKAGDADSGNKAAANAGNDAAATDTKEAAPIKMSMALMAGPKTPDSWAEHTLEEDLTKTIGRSVDIQPVFLPDWSELNTKINLLMSAKDTRPNILWTGDTKEYTKWVKAGIVQDLTPSLQKYGKEILDYYTKDTMFYHWDKSGKIFRVPGDVPEASFMTTIVRKDWLDKLGLKEPKTLDEYVAMLRAFTNDDPDGNGKKDTYGLSGDNYYRSLAPFFYAYGIDVENFIKQDDGSIQFGALMPQVKNVLELLQTLYKEGVIDPRMSTAANSDDQKVNEIYSTGKVGSFYRFVDYFNPGNGAAISFKKLNPSGVYEAIDPIQGPEGFSSDMPDPGIGWCYLVVTDTTNADDAVQVLNTMATPDVFKDITFGKEGEQYKMENGEFTPTITPDEGNKLGLGNFGWYLQRKDAANIKNTPEVTALFEKRIQTSQPMRDKIVVFKSLERPQWDKYSADIKKVRDELFWSIITGKKPASAFDDFVKQYEKLGGKQIDEEAKQLYSTQSSEYDQFSEWYEANITPYK
- a CDS encoding winged helix-turn-helix domain-containing protein, which produces MERIKIGKNLYLDPFARCLDNLDSKIFLTQLEFLILSFFSNNLNTVLYVEDILDYINKATSFQKNYTEQNVYVYIQKIRSKLEEDKRNPKILLNVRPGYILMFQS